The genomic stretch TGGTGCAGTACTTGAACGGGCAAAGCCAGAATATATCAGTAAGACATACAAGATTGATTCTTGGGAGAACGCTGAGGATTTTCTTGAGAAGCTTGCTTTCCGGACCGGGAAGTTATTAAAGGTGAGCCAGGATTTGTGAAAATTTAAACAGGTGCCTACATGTTGTTAGGACAAGCTTCTGCAGGAAGTATGTGTGTGTTAcagactttttttgtgtgtactaCGTGTGCATTATGAAGTTTGTCACGTAGGTGGTGACGAACAAGGGACAACTGAAATGCCTCCAGACTGGGTGGTGGTTTTGTTCTTTGACTCTCATTCAGAGCCTTTCTGTGACATTTTAGGGTGGAGAGCCAGACTTGCAGACTGTGGGTAAGATGGTCCTCAATGACTGGCAGAGGGGCCGGATTCCTTTCTTTGTCAGGCCTCCCAATGCAGAGCCCTCTGCAGCTGCCCAGGTAAGAATGGGTAGTCCCACTCTCGGAAAGCATGCCTCCTGACCTAGATGTGGTATCCTTTCATTGCCGTCCTTCTTGGAACACCTTTTTCCTTTGCGGTAGGTATTTCAGCCGCATTTTCTGTCGTTCCCTAGTGCCCTGCCATGATCTTTTTGGGGGGTGACATTCAGAGACTTATAAATTGGAGCCTTGGAAAAATAGGGCTCATTAAGGGTGAATGTTCTTTTAGTATGcatatcttttcttttgcttgaaAAACAGTCATTCCCAAGATTCTTTTGTTTAACAAACTGTATATTAGAACCCAATCATTTGCCAGCATATGGACTGTAGGGATGAATAACATAGCCCTCACCCTCAAGAAGCTCATAATCAAGTGGTAAAAGAGAATGGTGCAATTGATTCTTGGGGAAAGAAGTCTGAGAATTGGGGTTTCTGGGCTAGCTTGAGAAGCTTCCCTCCTGTTCCATTTATCTTGGCAGTGGACTTCCACGAGGCTCCATCTTGAGCACTTTGCTTTACTATTACCCGGCTGTTTTTCAGAGCTCAGCTGAGTCTCTTGAAGAAGCGCCTTCAAGTTTCATCTCTATGCTAACAGCATTTGGGTCCACATAGCCTGATTTCCTCTTACCCTGAGCTCCATACCCAGAGCTTCACTAGTTAGCTAGATATTTCCAGTTGAAGATTTGCTCCAGCATTTCAAAATCAACATACCTGAAATGGAAATTAATCAACTCTCTTCCCTCTctacccccaccaaaaaaaacaccaaacaaaaCATTTCTTCTCCCATCTTCTTAAATATGctgttattcattcattgatccactcaaacaacaaaaatgtactgAGCATCCTCTGAGTGCCATTGCTCTTCTAGATACTGGAGGTAATGCAGTAAGCAAATCAGCCAAGCCCCTACCCTCCTGAACTCATGTTCTACTGGGGGAAACAGTCAGTAAGCAGATAAATATGTAATGTCAGGAAGTATTGACTGATGTGAGGAAAACTAAACCAGGGTAAGGGGTTTGAAGGAGACAGAACCTTGCTTTTGTATGGAGGGTGGTCAGGGAATGCCTCCAAGGAAGTGAGATTTTAGCAGAGACCTTAAGGTTGTGAAGCGGGAGCCATGCGGAGGAGGAGATCATTCCAGGCAAAGGCAGCAGCAGCCCGCAGCACCTGCATGGGATGTGCTTGGTGTGTCCAGAGGACTAAAGGAGGCCATTGTGGCTGGACTGTTCTGGGCAAGGGAGGGAATGGTGTGACGGAGAGCCATTGGAGGGTGTTGACTTGGAGAGCAGCTGGGTCTGACATGCTTTTACAGGATCGTTCTGGAAATCCGTGACCCTGTTCTTTTGCACCCTTGTATGGAAACAGTCTCTGTATGATGAAGTTATCTTTAACCCTTGCTCCATCTCTAGTCGTTGAATTTGGATAATTAGTTAACTATTTAATAATTAGTTCGGGTAATTCTTAACTGTGATCAACtgattcttttgcttttctttttttcctttttttttttttgtgtgtgtggagggtAGAAGCCCCTTTGAGAAGAAACCTAAAGATTGCCTTaccagaaaaatatacaaatgtatataCAAATTTTATGGACAGTTTCTTGGATTTTATGGActcatttatttagcactttaCAACTAACCACACTCTTGACTTTGGAAAATCACTTAAGTTCTGTGACTCTTAGTTGCAAGAATAAAATGGTATTTGTGAAGCATCAGTATAAAACTTGACACATACTTATCTTTGCTGTGTTACTTACAACAGTCCAGTCTTTTCAGTGTACCTGAACTCAGAGTGCTTCTTCTGAATTCTCCTTACTCATGAATTTTCCCTCATCTTACATTATACTCTCCCTTCAAGACACCTCCttgaatgttttcctttagtACTAGTGCCATTTTATGCCTTGCCATTCAGCTtggctttcctttttctgtaGTTGCATTTGCTACTTCTGTGTGTATTTATCTCAATAACTGAATTATACTCTTTCCCCTTATTCCTTCCTCTATGAAAGTATAGGGCACCTATCTACATTCAATAGTTGATTGGTTTTAATGAGTAAACACTCTTAGAATTGCCTCATCCTTTGGAACTGCAGGTATATTCCTTTTATCTGTTAATACTGGTTTCTGGGTTCAATGCACAGTAGGTTAGACTAGTTTAATAGTATGACTCACATTTGGGTATTTTCAGTACTTTTCCTTAGTCCTTAGTCCTGAGAAGAGGAACATCTCATTTGAGAGCAAAGTGTATGTGTTCTGAgattcagttttttatttttttttccatttctctccctgCCCATTTTTTTATCTCAATAGCTTCCCTCCCCCTCATCTTTGGAAGTTGCCACAGAAACAGCCCAGAACAATCCAGGAGAGGAAAACACAGCAACTGTAGTTGAAGAGTCAGAATCTGTCactgagaaggaaaaaggagagaacaaCCACTGTGACACTAACTCAGAAATGCAACAGATTCTTGCACGGGTTCGACAAAACTTTGGGAAAATCAAtgttgtgcctcagttttccggGGATGACCTGGTTCCCATGGAGATGTCAGATATCGATGAAGAACCTGAGAACTTTTCtgcagaagaggaggaagaacagGGACAACAGGGGGATGACGAGGAAGAGTCACACGAGGAGTCCCAGGAAGAACATGTGGAAAGCGACACCAGAGCGGTTATTAAAGCCCTGGATGAGAAGATTGCGAAGTACCAGAAGTTTTTAAACAAGGCAAAAGCTAGAAAGTTTTCAGCAGTCAGGTAAGTAGTTTGATCTTGTCATGAATTGCAGTTTGTTCCTCCCTTTCCAGAACTTTGCCTTGAGTATTGGCGCAGTTAGAGAGAGGATATTGCCATCTTAGAagagaaatctgtaaattttGTAAATTGTCGCCATCAGAAGTGTGAAACGTTTAGTTGTTCAGCCTCTTTGAAATGCCCAGGGAGCTACAAACACTTTTGGGTGTTGACTTCTATCAAAGGTGGTAAGTATGTAAAGAGAGGTGGGCTTTCTTCAGTCAGTGAGGTTGCTGCTGGTCTCCATGTCAGCATGTGATTTGGGCAGTTAGAGGGAATGCGGGAAAGCTTTGTGACTTTGCCTTTTTTGTTGCAGAATATCCAAGGGGCTAAGTGAAAAAGTCTTTGCGAAATCTGAAGAACAAGGAGATGTAGAAGGAGATAAAGgtaaagttaaattatttaaatcattttggtGTGATTTGCATCTTTAGAATGTTAGAAAACCTAAATTTTAAACTCCAAATCATCTTCCTTACTTTCATTATCCACACAGATACTTATCTATCTGGCAGATTACTCACGTTCCACACACTATTTAACTTATAAATTAGATtatctacttttcatttctgcacATTTCTTGGGATTATATTGGCaattcaaggaaacttcctcctaAAAATAGGGTACCCTTATTAACTTTATAATCCACAGGTGGGTCTGCAGAATGTGAACTAAAAATTCATGTTTCTTTTCTATGTGTGTTTTTGTATTGTTTATTTCCAGAACCTGccaagaagggaaagaagagaaaggcaCAAAGGGAAGAGGAACATTCACCTAAAGCTTGCAGGATGCTCACCTCTAAGGAAGTaagtgttctcagttttaactgtCACCTGGGTATAAAAAGTAGTTATCACTGGGcataaaggagagaggaaaaatcaAGTTCTCCAGACACTTTTTCTGAAACTAATGGTCTACGGCTGAATCCCAGGAACTTCGGTTCTAAGTGGTTTAGTTGAAATCTTTTAAATGAAGGTCAAGATGTAGCCCACTGGGTGAAGGTCCTTGAGTTCATGTCTTGTGTTTTAGGAGCTCCCATGATCACTGTTTCCAAATATGTGGACTTTCCTCTAGAGTAGATTTGTGTGGTCCCAGGAAATGGCCTACAGATGAACAGAGATGTATTTGCAGATAGAACCCTGGTGTCTGTGAAGAACGCCTTTGTAGCTGAGCTGCTCAGAGCTGGGATGGACTATCTTGGGACGTGAATAGTTTCTTATGAGAAGTGTTCAGCCTTAGACCAGAGGACCACTTGAAAGGAATGCTGTAGAAAAGACTCAAGCATTGGCTGAGGGGTGGATCAAATGAAATTTCTAACTTGGAGTTGTTGACAGAAGTCACAATCGAGGAGTAAACTTCCAGAAGCTGAGGTAGCAGCATGGGAATTGGAGCCCAGAGATGAGAACAGAGGAGCCTGTTTTATGACTTTCAGTATTTGACTGTTTTCTGTGTTCTCCCCACCCTCATTTTTTGCAGCGGAGGCGAGCAGCACGGCAGCAACAATCCAGAAAAGTTGGTGTACGCTATTATGACACACACAATGtgaaaaataggaacagaaacagaaagaagaccaACGACTCAGAGGgacagaaacacaaaaacaaaaaattcagacATAAGCAGTAATGTTTAAAAAGTTGTttattaaattttacaaaaatacgCAATCAGAGAATTGTGTTCATTTTATTCATATACACTTGGCACTTCTTAGGTCATAATGCATTTGTTCTAAGGTTTGACAGTTGAAGCCATTCCCCAGCATGAGGGAAAGTAACGATGAAGATGCATTACCCTCAAGGACTTAAGTGATGGAGTCCATTGGCACTTGAGACTTGAATTAGCCCTCTTAGTTCCTCCAGAATGTAACTGATTGTGTAAATGTGTGACATAAACAGGAGGTGAGGTCTATAAAATGGAAAGTGTGGTATTTCTTTTGTACTGGCAATTAGCAATTAGAACAGAAGCATACAGAattgtaaaaagaagaaaattccaagGGTGTAGTGTACATGGCCTAGGCtctaaaatacaaggaaaaagcTACAGCAACTTCAGTCATCCCTCATTGGGTCTGTTAAATGGACCCATTTAGGAGATAAGTACTTTACTGTCAAAGAGTCAAACTGGCAGACTTCAGTGAACAGAGTTCTTTCCCACTGAAATGACAGAATGCAGGTCATTTTAGTGAAATCTTAGAATTCTTCAGAATACCTGGATTAAGGAGGAAAGCTCTGACTTCAAAATTGAAATTAGAGTCTAGAGGGCCTGTTCAGCTTGGTGAGACAAAGCTCTTCTTGTTGGACAGTAGTTCTTCCAGTGAGCATTAAAGCCCTTAACGTGGCGAATGTCCAGTCAAGAACAGCTCCTCTGAGGAATGAGTCCCTCCTACCACTCAGGGGTACTGAGCGCTTGAGCATTCCATGCACATGAAAATGTTAATGCCTTCTCAGTTATGTAACTTGTGAACTTGGCTAAAGGACAGAAGTCACCCAGCTTGCTGCCCTAGCCCACCCTGGTCTACCCCGAATTAAAGATAAACATTGCTAATTCAGTCTTCTGGGCCTGCAAAAGCAGGAAGGTCCTGAGCCTCCAAGTTTTTGGTTTAACTTAAGAGGAAATGCAGTTACAGGCCATAGCCTGGCCATTGATAATTAGAATTGCATGTAAGTTTGTTACCTCTTCAGTTGCTAATTAAACATAGCTGATTTGAGGGGTGAAGGGTCAGAGTTTGATTTTCTGCAGAATATGGTAGACAAATCAAATTAATGGTGGAGGAGGAGCTGAGATACAACCAGCTCCTGATGGATGCCTGTGACtagtatttttttccaaaaaacatTGACTTTCTCAAAAGCCATGGGTTTGACTCTGCCATTGTTTCCTAACCTAGGCACTCAGAAACTAAAGATGAAGGGGTACAGTTAATTTGGCAGGTAGGGATGAGATGATATAAAACCAAAGCTCCAAAATGAGGTACTAGAGCTGCACCAGAGTAGGGATGAAAAGACATCAAATAAAGGAAGGATTGAAGCCAGAGAAGCCCATGTTAAAGAACAAGATGAATTGTGGACCAAAAGCATGGGGGACAGAGAAGCAGTTCCATTTGGCCAGAAATAAGTGATGATAAGGAATGATCATGAGAAAGCAGTTGCTTCACTTAAGAAGGTGAACAGAAAGGGGTAAATTCTAGGCCTTACTAGAAAATCCCAAGATTGGCCAGTAAGCCATATCCTGAGACATCACCTTCCACTACCTAACCAGGAACCTGGCTGCCAGACCTTAGGTGGTTCATAATACTGGGGCAATAGTGGGACTTCTGACAAATAGGTAGATGGTGATCAGGGGGTATGGTGTGTTCACTCATGAAACTAGCTTTTTATTACAAAGGGCTTGTGATGGGGTGGTAGAGCTTGCTGAGACCCATAtggaaatcatcacttctttggTGCAATAATGCCTTCCAGTTGggcctaaaaaacaaaaacaaactccaTTAATATTTGAAACTTGCAGTCTAACACAAATAGCTGAGAGGTGATAAAAGTCTCTGGGAAGAATAATCCAAAGGCTGCCTCTCCAAGTGTTTTCTTAATTCACTCCCAACTCCATATTTTCTAGATTAGCTGGTTTCTGGCTTGGCATACAGTCTTGCTACGTGAGGAGAAACCAGAGTTGCCCTGGTTTCCATACAATAATGGCTCAGTGTATGATATAAAGCATTGAAAAGGAAATTGAATACAAGTTGAAATAGTGGTTTTTCATGGCTCAGATTTCAGCCTGAAATCATCTGCTAAGCTAAACACTGGACTCTTTGGTTTGGGATTCTGGGACAGGAAGTTTGAGAAACAGCAAATTTTCAGTCACCGAGACAACTTGACACCCAATTAGAGAAAATTGCTACTAGTGAGTAGGGAGCGGTCCATCTTTCACGTAAAGCTTAAGACACTTGGGAGTTATTTACTCTGCTCTGGTAGCCAGTAAAATAATTTACTATCATACTCTGGACAGATATTTAAGTGGGTCCATCCTGGGGACTGCAAACACTGCTCTATTTGTGGCGCAGCTTTGAGCTAATAAAAATAACGCACTTCTAAAGAATCCTCCCCGGGAATTACAAGGTTTCTTATAAATGTTAGAAAGATGCTAAGGGAGCCTCCTTTTGCTGCTGCCGCCAATACTATAGGAGCAACTGAGGAACTCTGGGGCTTATAAAGGCAGATAAGGGAAGCAGCTTCAGAGACTGCTAAGTAAACAGATTTGCATCTGGCTGTGCAGGTTTCTAGCTTTCTGATAATTTTCAGCAACGAGAAAATCTAGGTCAACCTCCACTTTGCACTGAACACAACCCCTTCTTTACCTCATATAAAGACCAATGGGCCTGCCAATCTCAAGAATGTAAGCTTTCTACGGGACTAGGTCTTCTGGATGGAGAAGAGGAAGTACATCCAGGGGCCCCTTTTGGCCAGGGCTATGAGAGACAGCTACTAAatgtcaaaaggacacatatCTACaaaagtgattctcaaacttcaacaagcatcagaatcacctggaaaccTTGTTAAAACAGACTGTGGGGCCCTAATcccaaagtttctgattcagtagatctggggtgggtccaagaattttcatttctagaagctGCCAGGTGATGAGGATGATGCTCGGGTGGGACCCAGCCTTTGAGACCCTTTGGACCAGACAGAGCCTACGGTTTCAGAGGCCTGCAGCTGCCTTCCTGTTCAGCCTTTACATCAGGCCCCTTCTCTCCCATCACCTCAGCTGAATAAAAGTCCGCCTCTGGCAACAGGGCTTTCCCAAAAaaacacccacagttgggttccTCTGACAGCACACAGTAGGGGAGGTTTCTGATTTGAAATGGTGGTTCCCTCTCAAAGGGCCTTCCCTGCCCACCCAACAATTTTGGCTTCTCCCATGCTTATGTCCCAAATGCGGTGCCTCAGAGGTGACTGCCAGTTGGAAAGCACTACCACAAAAACCTGGTAAGGAGATCCAACCTGCCTGAGGAAAAAATTCCTCCACTGGAGAGTCAGGCTGAGGGGACATGGGGCTTCAAAGTGTGGAAGAGGCCCTGTTCAAAGCCAGATGGATGGAGAATCTGGGTGATTGCACCCtaattcccaccccacccccaccccccaaagaaaGCTTCCATTATTCCTTGGCAAGGCTTATGGACAAACATTTCAAAGCCATCAGTGGGCTGTGGGGTGGGTGTGGCTTCCATCCGGAGGCAGTGGGGTGACTTCCCCTGGGCCTGGCATTTTGTACCTTCAGCTGCTGATTCGTCCGCTTTAGGAATTGAATCTCCTCGTTGTGCTTCTTTTCCTCCACTTGTCGCCTCTCACTCTCCCGCTTCTCGGTGGCCTCACATCTTGCCTTCTGCTCGTTCACttgcctctccaagtctctcttttctgtttccaaTTCTGCAATCTGAGGGCAGAGGAGCCCCAGTCATCCTGGGATGTTGCCAAGTGGACAGCATGGTGTGAGCGCCTGGGCGGAGGGGACTTGGGGCATAGCTGGCCCACCCAGGACATTGCCAGTGTCTGCACTGCCACCCAGTGGGATGTCATGGACTGGCACAGGACATCTACAGAGGAGACTCAACTCTGCTGCGGCCAGGATGGGTGTGACTCTAAACTGAGGGGTCCTCACTGGGGGATGCACCCCTGCGGGCCAGAATTTAGTGCTGGAAGGACGACCATGTATGTGGCCATGAGGTTGACAAAAGAGTCACAGAGGGGGCCAGAGGCTCAGGGTAAACCCCACTCACTTTCTTCTCCATGTCTGACTTCCCCTGCTCGGCCTGGAGCGCCTTCCTCATGCCGAAGGCCACGCTGCTCTCGTACAAAGTCTGGTAGGCGGCGATGGTCATGCGGATCTCATCCCGGACACGCAGCAGCAGCAGGCCCCGCTCCGCACAGTTGATGGTGACCTCACGAATCAGTTCATCTTTCAAGGCACACACACAGCCAGCTCAGAGAAGGAGGTGAGAGGGAAATGCACCTTGTCTATTGCAAACCATGCTCCCAGAGAGAAGAACTCTATAAAGGGTCTTTCCACCCACTTGgggagcagtgtctcagggaaggTCCTCAGTGGCCCAAGGGGCCCTGCCTTTGGCTACCCCTCTGAACCTGGCATTGGGAGTAGTAGTAGTCAGTCCCTTGTTTCGCTGCTTTAATCAGGGCAGAGGGAGACAGGGGCCCCAGGTTTGTTTGTGGCAGTGGGGCCCCTCCTTTCCATCCTCAGGCACAAACTGGTACCGTTCAAACATACCTGACTTTTTCAGTTTGAAGATGGTGGCTGTTTTTAAAGCAGCAGGGAAATCCTGTGTGCCCTCTGGGCTGGACTGGTTTTGGGCTGATAAAAGCAGAGTCTAGAGCTTACCCACTCTCCTCCATGAATGCTGACCTAGAAGTCAGGCCATAATCCCACCCAGACTTGGCAGCTGCTTGGGGGTTTGGAGGTGGTTTGCAGATCAGAGCCCACCAGGGGCCAGTGAGATTTGACACCAGCGCTTGAGAGGAGATCTTAAGTCCCTTTGTATCTGCTAGCCAACAACAAactcttgaaatatttttctggaCCAAGGGCTGGATGTTGATGGATGGATATAACTACAGAACATTAATTTTTCTGATTAAGAAATAAACACATGCTTAATACAGAtactgtgggaaaaaaaatacacaaaggtTTTTCACCCCAAAGTTCTCATCTTACTCCAAAATCTGCTAAGGGGTGAGGAACCCAGGTTGTCAGGAATACAGGGAAGAGGGCGTATTTGGTAGTTCCTGGGTGGGTCAGGCAGAGAGAGATGATTCCAGGATGAGGTGGGCTTTAGCTCAGGGGTGCTGGGCTTGGATCGTGCtgaaagggaaggggaggaggcagCAAAGCATGTAGTGAGCCCAACCCCCACTCCCAACCCAATCCACTCACCAAAACATTGGGAGTAGAGCTCTCTGCGGACAGGGCAGATGCCCGTCTCCCTGGCCTGCCGCTGCTGCAGCTTCAGGTCCAACTGCTCCTGGAGGTGCACCACGTCCATCCTGGTGCTGGGGGTGCTGGACACCTGCTGGATCCATAGGTGAGTGTCTTCCACCCACTCCCTGCAGCACAGACACAGTGGGGCTGAGCACAACCTACTGAACTGAGAGGGGCCTCTGGACAAGAGGGGAGAGGGCCCTTTGAGCTCTCTGCCTGAGCAGGAGTGAGGACAGTTTTGTCACGGACCCACCCGAATCCTCCATCCCTCACTCTCCCTTGGGGTGGGGCGAGGGGAGGTGTGGCTCCAAAGCTATACCTGCTATTCTGCCTCCAGAGGGACCCTACCTTGGGGCCAGGTGGGCAATCCCCACTCCCCAAGGATCTTCTAAGAAATCATCACCCACTGTTCCAGAACTTACCCTCCCAACATGTTGAGGACAGACTTATGGTGGTTGTTGCTTGATCTTGACAGAAGATCCAGCGGGAAGTCCCCCACTGGCTTGTGAGGTGGGAGGCACTGGACACCATAAACCTTGTGTAGGCCAGGAGGAGATGAATGTGTATATGGGGTGGGTAGGTGAGTACTTAGGAGGTATGTGCCCGCACAGTCCCCCCATAATGAACCTTGTGCCAGTGACATGGCGAGGTACTGGAATCACAAGGAAGCCACCTGAGGGGAGGGGTCATGGGGGAGAGGACTTCTATACTATTGATGGGAGGGAAGCAACTGAAACATTCCCTCCTCTCCTTTGACCTCCACCTGTAAGGAGGTCATGGTCTTTCTTACTGTTTCCCCTTCTCATCATAGCCTTCAAAAACTATGTTACAGTACACAAAAACTGCATTACATTAAAAAGAGCTGAGAAGGTGTgccggtttagatgtattatgtcccccaaaatgacatgttcttaatgcaatcttgtgggggcagatgtattagtgtcgattaggttggaatcctttgaatgtttccatgcagatgtgacttaatcaactgtgggcaggCGAGAGCTTTGatcagataattttcatggaggtgttaccctacccatttagggtgggtctggattaaatcattggagtcgtataaaagagttcacagacagaaggagctcagagcagctgcagccacaagagacattttgaagatggccactgaaagtagacttttgctactccagagtttgtctgggagaaactaagacaatacccccagacgcctagagataaatgtcctgggagaaagccattttgaaacacaacctgggaacaaaggaagaagatgccagccacgtgcctttccagctaacagagtctttttggacaccaatggcctttctccagtgaaggtaccctattgttgatgccttaccttggacactttatggccttaagactgtaactctgtaatcagataaaccccctttataaaagccaatccatttctggtattttgcattctgtcagcattagcaaaccagaacagaaggtaTAGCTTTTGAAGATCATGCTCAGACGGTTTGACCTGCCAGTCCCTGGTTACACTTCCGATTTATGTTGGCTTGATTCTGGGGATGCCCTTGGCTGCCCAGAGATCGATCTCATTGGGAAGCTAAGACAGGTTGGCAGTGACCTGTACATCTTGTTGACAGCTGCTGAGTCGGAAAAGCCCTCACCAGCATGGGCCAACTGAGCTCCCCAAATTTGGGTGGCTCTTGCGACAATATTGGCTAAAGGCTCGTTACTCTTTCCCCTGGACCCAATTGCCGCTCGACACTACACTACAGTGACCTTTCTAAGCCACAAAGTTGATGGTGGCCCCTCTTCAGGGGTTCTCTATTGCTGCAGCTGTGGCTCTCACACTTTTTGACTATGATCAACAGTAAAAATGAATTGTTAACATCGTGATCCCATATACACATAAGTGCGCATCTGCAGattacacacacaccacacaaaggAAATAGATTTCATGAAATGAAATTTACCCTGATGACATGGGATAtatctgttattttctgttctgttctatCCTACCCTTTCCTGTTCCAGTTTTTAAATGCTGGGATTGACCTCTACTTTAATTTCATTGAATAAATGGGTTGTGATTCAATTTGAGAAACTCTGGCCTACAGGTGCCCTTCTCAGTCAAAGTCCCTGCTTGTCTCCTCAGTCTTAGTTCTGGTCACTCCCCCTCATCCTTCCTATTTGCCTTGCATGTGCTggtccctctgtctggaatgctcttc from Choloepus didactylus isolate mChoDid1 chromosome 2, mChoDid1.pri, whole genome shotgun sequence encodes the following:
- the DNALI1 gene encoding axonemal dynein light intermediate polypeptide 1 isoform X1; this translates as MIPPADSLLKYDTPVLVSRNTEKRSPKARPLKVSPQQPGPSGPVPQPPKTKLPSTSSVPDPTKQAEEILNAILPPREWVEDTHLWIQQVSSTPSTRMDVVHLQEQLDLKLQQRQARETGICPVRRELYSQCFDELIREVTINCAERGLLLLRVRDEIRMTIAAYQTLYESSVAFGMRKALQAEQGKSDMEKKIAELETEKRDLERQVNEQKARCEATEKRESERRQVEEKKHNEEIQFLKRTNQQLKAQLEGIIAPKK
- the DNALI1 gene encoding axonemal dynein light intermediate polypeptide 1 isoform X2, producing MSLAQGSLWGDCAGTYLLSTHLPTPYTHSSPPGLHKVYGVQCLPPHKPVGDFPLDLLSRSSNNHHKSVLNMLGGEWVEDTHLWIQQVSSTPSTRMDVVHLQEQLDLKLQQRQARETGICPVRRELYSQCFDELIREVTINCAERGLLLLRVRDEIRMTIAAYQTLYESSVAFGMRKALQAEQGKSDMEKKIAELETEKRDLERQVNEQKARCEATEKRESERRQVEEKKHNEEIQFLKRTNQQLKAQLEGIIAPKK